Proteins encoded in a region of the Candidatus Binatia bacterium genome:
- the acpS gene encoding holo-ACP synthase: protein MILGNGVDIAEIDRIERALDAKHGERLRNRVFTSGEQKYCEGRRKGRGQSYAARFASKEATMKALGVGWGRHAGWLDIEVTRARGEAPKIVLHGAAAETAKRLGMERFALSLTHAAGLALAFVVVEGTPPAAEA, encoded by the coding sequence ATGATTCTCGGAAACGGTGTGGACATCGCGGAGATCGATCGGATAGAGCGAGCGCTCGATGCGAAGCACGGCGAGCGTCTCCGCAATCGAGTGTTCACGTCCGGCGAGCAGAAGTACTGCGAGGGGCGTCGCAAGGGGCGGGGGCAGAGCTACGCGGCGCGGTTCGCGTCGAAAGAGGCGACGATGAAGGCGCTGGGAGTCGGCTGGGGGCGTCACGCCGGTTGGCTCGACATCGAAGTCACGCGGGCTCGGGGAGAGGCGCCGAAGATCGTTCTACACGGCGCCGCCGCCGAGACGGCGAAGCGTCTCGGCATGGAACGTTTCGCGCTCTCGCTCACGCACGCCGCGGGTTTGGCGCTCGCCTTTGTGGTCGTCGAGGGCACGCCACCCGCCGCGGAGGCCTGA
- a CDS encoding radical SAM protein — protein MRRRQSDRAQQRLDAETHLGPLPAASADLSVCLAYPNTYPVGMANLGFQAIYGILVRAGVAVERAFLPDARSNEPIRTLESGRSLSAFDVVAFSISFETDYVHVLDLLASAGITLRGAERNRREPLVVAGGPAVFLNPEPLADFIDLFLIGEGEEMVPEWLDAIRTERGDREWKLEASRGISGAYVPSLWPSVPAQRTGEPRVRRRYIAQLDDAPTQSLILAPEAVFGDMFLIEASRGCEWGCRFCAAGYMYRPVRHRSTESLRKAVVEDALPHRSTVGLVGAEMASHPGIAGLCREVADRGGRASPSSLKADLVGPELAEALTRGKTNSVTVAPEAGSERMRRVINKNLTESEILRAARLLAAEGVRALKLYSMIGLPTETDDDVLAIARLAEKIRAHLPGGVGRITLSINPFVPKPWTPLQWEPMENLSVVKSRARLLKQATDRIPGTTVDLESPRDAYWQTLLSRGDRRVGEILEAVHRAAGKFWPIVRQANRDGGFGDCPAPDEFVHRRYEPDEVLPWDFIDHSVEKRYLLSEWRKAMLERETPPCDVATCQTCGAC, from the coding sequence GTGAGACGTCGTCAAAGCGATAGGGCTCAGCAACGGCTCGATGCGGAGACGCATCTCGGGCCGCTGCCGGCGGCATCGGCCGACTTGTCCGTCTGCCTCGCCTATCCGAACACGTACCCCGTCGGGATGGCGAATCTGGGCTTCCAGGCGATCTACGGGATTCTGGTGCGCGCCGGCGTTGCCGTCGAGCGGGCCTTCCTTCCGGATGCGCGCTCGAACGAGCCGATTCGAACGTTGGAGTCGGGCCGGTCTCTGTCGGCGTTCGACGTGGTCGCGTTCTCGATTTCGTTCGAAACGGATTACGTCCATGTCCTCGACCTTCTGGCGAGTGCGGGCATTACGCTTCGCGGAGCGGAGCGTAATCGCCGGGAGCCGCTCGTGGTCGCGGGCGGTCCGGCTGTCTTCCTGAACCCCGAGCCGCTCGCCGACTTCATCGACCTCTTCCTCATCGGGGAGGGGGAGGAGATGGTTCCCGAATGGCTCGATGCGATTCGTACGGAGCGCGGAGACCGCGAATGGAAGCTCGAAGCTTCCCGAGGAATTTCGGGTGCCTACGTGCCGAGTCTGTGGCCGTCCGTTCCGGCGCAGCGAACCGGTGAGCCGCGCGTGCGGCGTCGGTACATCGCGCAGCTCGATGACGCGCCCACCCAGTCGCTCATTCTCGCGCCCGAGGCGGTCTTCGGCGACATGTTTCTCATCGAGGCGAGCCGCGGGTGCGAATGGGGCTGTCGGTTCTGCGCGGCTGGCTACATGTATCGGCCGGTACGTCATCGCAGTACCGAGTCGCTGCGCAAGGCGGTCGTCGAGGACGCGTTGCCACACCGGTCGACTGTCGGACTCGTCGGCGCGGAGATGGCGAGTCATCCAGGCATCGCCGGGCTCTGTCGCGAGGTCGCCGATCGTGGCGGTCGTGCCTCGCCGTCTTCGCTCAAGGCCGACCTCGTCGGCCCAGAACTCGCCGAGGCGCTGACGCGGGGAAAGACGAACTCGGTTACCGTGGCTCCCGAGGCCGGATCCGAGCGGATGCGGCGCGTGATCAACAAGAACCTGACCGAGAGCGAGATCCTGCGCGCGGCCCGGCTGCTCGCTGCGGAGGGCGTGCGGGCCCTCAAGCTGTACTCGATGATCGGCCTTCCGACGGAAACCGACGACGATGTGCTGGCGATCGCGCGTTTGGCCGAGAAGATCCGCGCGCATCTGCCCGGCGGGGTGGGGCGCATCACGCTTTCGATCAATCCCTTTGTCCCGAAGCCGTGGACCCCACTGCAGTGGGAGCCGATGGAGAACCTGTCCGTCGTGAAGTCGCGTGCGCGCCTTCTGAAGCAGGCAACCGATCGCATCCCGGGGACGACGGTCGACCTCGAGTCGCCGCGAGATGCGTACTGGCAGACGCTTCTGTCCCGCGGGGATCGCCGCGTCGGCGAAATCCTCGAGGCTGTCCATCGCGCGGCAGGTAAGTTCTGGCCGATCGTGCGCCAAGCGAATCGCGACGGTGGCTTCGGGGACTGTCCCGCGCCCGACGAGTTCGTGCATCGCCGGTACGAGCCGGACGAGGTGTTGCCCTGGGACTTCATCGACCACTCTGTCGAGAAGCGGTATCTCCTCTCGGAGTGGCGCAAAGCCATGCTCGAGCGAGAGACGCCACCGTGCGATGTCGCGACGTGCCAGACCTGTGGTGCCTGCTGA
- the ftsZ gene encoding cell division protein FtsZ: protein MNEILGAEHDGARIKVVGVGGGGGNAVNTMIQSGMPDVDFIAANTDAQALNANLAPVKLQLGTAFTKGLGAGANPEIGRQAASEDIDMLRDLLTGADMVFVTAGMGGGTGTGGAPVIATVAKELGALTVGVVTKPFVFEGKRRMRQAEEGIGALKQSVDTLITIPNQRLLSVSSRNMPILETFRKADDVLLEAVRGISDLITVQGLINLDFADVRTIMSEMGMAMMGAAMADGENRAVEAAQRAISSPLLDDISIQGARGVLINITGGSDLSLHEVNEAATLIQEEAHEDANIIFGAVLDEAMGDKLRITVIATGFGEAVSDMLPTDHFAPQARPDLRRGVSPTPIQPAPVRREKFDGAGRRVVRMGLIEDGADPVWHKGQNEGGEPEVSNPPSEEAEYDIPTFLRKQAD, encoded by the coding sequence ATGAACGAGATACTGGGAGCAGAGCACGACGGCGCACGCATCAAGGTCGTAGGTGTCGGTGGCGGCGGGGGGAACGCCGTGAACACGATGATCCAGTCGGGGATGCCGGACGTGGACTTCATTGCCGCGAACACCGACGCGCAGGCGCTCAACGCCAACCTCGCGCCTGTGAAGTTGCAGCTCGGTACCGCCTTCACCAAGGGACTCGGTGCGGGTGCGAACCCCGAGATCGGGCGTCAGGCCGCAAGCGAAGACATCGACATGCTTCGCGACCTTCTGACGGGCGCGGACATGGTGTTCGTCACGGCCGGCATGGGTGGCGGCACCGGCACGGGTGGTGCGCCGGTCATCGCAACGGTCGCCAAGGAACTCGGCGCTCTCACGGTCGGCGTCGTGACGAAGCCGTTCGTCTTCGAAGGCAAGCGCCGCATGCGCCAGGCCGAAGAGGGCATCGGGGCGTTGAAGCAGAGCGTCGATACGCTCATTACGATTCCGAACCAGCGCCTGCTGTCGGTCTCGAGCCGGAACATGCCGATCCTCGAGACATTCCGGAAGGCGGACGACGTCCTCCTGGAAGCTGTTCGCGGTATCTCCGATCTGATCACGGTGCAGGGGTTGATCAACCTCGACTTCGCCGATGTTCGGACGATCATGAGTGAGATGGGCATGGCCATGATGGGCGCGGCGATGGCCGACGGCGAAAACCGTGCGGTCGAAGCGGCGCAGCGGGCCATCTCTTCACCACTTCTGGACGACATCTCGATCCAGGGCGCGCGCGGTGTGCTCATCAACATCACCGGCGGCAGCGACCTCTCGCTCCACGAGGTGAACGAGGCCGCGACTCTGATCCAGGAAGAGGCGCACGAGGATGCGAACATCATCTTCGGCGCGGTCCTCGACGAGGCGATGGGAGATAAGCTCCGCATTACGGTCATCGCGACCGGCTTCGGCGAGGCGGTTTCGGACATGTTGCCGACGGATCATTTTGCTCCGCAGGCGCGTCCCGATCTTCGTCGGGGCGTATCGCCGACACCGATCCAGCCAGCGCCGGTGCGCCGCGAGAAGTTCGACGGCGCGGGTCGTCGGGTCGTCCGGATGGGACTGATCGAGGACGGAGCCGATCCCGTCTGGCACAAGGGCCAGAACGAGGGCGGCGAGCCCGAAGTCTCGAACCCGCCGAGCGAAGAAGCGGAGTACGACATTCCGACCTTCCTGCGGAAACAGGCGGACTGA
- the ftsA gene encoding cell division protein FtsA, producing MARKQSFHVALDLGTHKTAVLLASMNEDEPHVVGLGTAPSAGLRRGVVINIDATVQAIQRAVSEAEVMADCQIQSVVVGVSGSHIKGFNSHGMVAIKGHEVTSSDIEQVHEAARAVPLPADRHILHVLPKEYVVDEQEGVREAQGMAGVRLEARVHVLTGSTPVVENVIKCCNRSGVTVSQVVLAPLASAESVLSDEERELGVGMIDIGGGTTDLIVYQAGSVQHTAVLPLGGNHITNDIAAGLQTPAAEAEKLKQRYGSAVSSAVRSEERIEVPSVGGRGPRVLSRQILAEIIEPRVEEMLTLVAAEISRAGVEGMLTSGIVLTGGTANLDGLAALAEKVFNVPIRVGSVGHSGGLGDIVSGPAYATGMGLLQLAGKATSDSALSPASAGVLSKVKNRMGDWFREFF from the coding sequence ATGGCGCGAAAGCAGTCCTTCCACGTTGCCCTCGATCTCGGAACCCACAAGACGGCAGTTCTGCTCGCGTCCATGAATGAAGATGAGCCCCACGTCGTCGGGCTGGGCACGGCACCGTCGGCCGGGCTTCGTCGGGGCGTGGTGATCAACATCGACGCGACGGTTCAGGCGATCCAGCGCGCGGTGAGTGAAGCCGAAGTGATGGCGGACTGCCAGATCCAGAGCGTCGTGGTCGGCGTCAGCGGCAGTCACATCAAGGGCTTCAATAGCCACGGGATGGTCGCGATCAAGGGTCACGAGGTGACCTCATCAGACATCGAGCAGGTCCACGAGGCCGCTCGGGCCGTTCCGCTTCCGGCCGATCGACACATTCTGCACGTGCTCCCCAAAGAGTACGTCGTCGACGAGCAGGAAGGGGTTCGAGAAGCCCAGGGGATGGCGGGCGTTCGCCTCGAGGCCCGCGTTCACGTCCTCACCGGCTCGACGCCGGTCGTCGAGAACGTGATCAAGTGCTGCAACCGGAGCGGAGTCACGGTGTCGCAGGTCGTCCTCGCGCCTCTCGCCTCGGCCGAGTCGGTCCTCTCGGACGAAGAGCGCGAGCTCGGGGTCGGGATGATCGACATCGGTGGCGGCACGACCGACCTGATCGTCTACCAGGCGGGCTCGGTCCAGCACACCGCGGTTCTGCCGCTGGGCGGGAACCACATTACGAACGATATCGCCGCAGGCCTGCAGACGCCTGCGGCCGAAGCGGAGAAGTTGAAGCAGCGCTACGGGAGCGCCGTTTCGAGCGCGGTCCGTTCCGAGGAACGGATCGAGGTTCCGAGCGTCGGCGGTCGTGGGCCGCGCGTGCTCTCGCGCCAGATTTTGGCAGAGATCATCGAGCCTCGCGTCGAGGAGATGCTGACACTGGTCGCCGCGGAGATTTCGCGGGCCGGGGTCGAGGGCATGTTGACCTCGGGAATCGTTCTGACGGGCGGAACCGCGAACTTGGACGGGCTCGCCGCTCTCGCAGAAAAGGTGTTCAACGTTCCGATCCGGGTAGGCTCGGTGGGTCACTCCGGTGGTCTCGGCGACATCGTCAGTGGTCCGGCCTACGCAACGGGAATGGGTTTGCTGCAGCTTGCGGGCAAGGCGACCTCCGATTCGGCTCTGTCGCCGGCATCGGCGGGCGTGCTCTCGAAGGTAAAAAATCGCATGGGGGATTGGTTCCGGGAGTTCTTCTGA
- a CDS encoding FtsQ-type POTRA domain-containing protein, with protein MKLRQQTPRRRRRKAVIERRFTFARLVENAWAAAKQPRNTAFLGSVVLLCFTAGPVMRYCMDHRYFAVRGVEVRGTERLSALRVRSWLGMVEGRSIWRTSPRDLEASLRRYPPIADAHVRRILPDRIEVTVEERVPDVVVRDKRGFFLADVDGVLFEMARPGAGDLPELPIVTVARGDVPADPELLGPPAPGADPSLGDASRLPVRVLGETIALAARLEGGHGGIGVSEVTIEPGALAGDDPDLLVFSTDGQLSVRLGWGSWDAKLVSLSRVVSHAARSGHAAPSGLSGRLDVRDPEAVVAQWAPEGTA; from the coding sequence ATGAAGCTTCGCCAGCAGACGCCGCGCCGGCGTCGTCGGAAGGCCGTCATCGAACGACGCTTTACGTTCGCTCGGCTCGTCGAGAACGCGTGGGCCGCTGCAAAGCAGCCTCGCAACACCGCTTTTTTGGGCTCGGTCGTGCTCCTTTGCTTTACAGCAGGCCCAGTAATGCGCTACTGCATGGATCATCGGTACTTCGCCGTGCGCGGAGTCGAGGTGCGAGGCACCGAGAGACTCTCGGCGTTACGGGTGCGGTCGTGGTTGGGAATGGTGGAGGGGAGAAGCATCTGGCGGACATCGCCACGGGACCTGGAGGCTAGCCTCCGGAGATACCCGCCGATCGCGGACGCGCATGTAAGGCGCATCTTGCCCGATCGGATTGAGGTTACCGTCGAAGAGCGCGTGCCTGATGTCGTGGTGCGCGATAAGCGCGGCTTCTTTCTCGCCGACGTCGATGGTGTCCTCTTCGAGATGGCGCGACCCGGTGCGGGCGACCTCCCGGAGTTGCCTATCGTGACCGTAGCTCGCGGCGACGTGCCTGCCGATCCTGAGTTGCTCGGACCTCCCGCTCCTGGCGCGGACCCGTCGCTCGGCGATGCGAGCCGGTTGCCCGTACGGGTTCTTGGCGAGACGATCGCGCTGGCCGCCCGACTCGAAGGAGGGCACGGCGGCATTGGCGTTTCCGAGGTTACGATCGAACCCGGCGCACTTGCCGGCGATGACCCGGACTTGCTGGTGTTCAGCACGGACGGCCAGCTTTCGGTGAGGCTAGGGTGGGGTAGTTGGGATGCGAAGCTCGTCTCGCTTTCGCGAGTCGTCTCTCATGCCGCGCGCTCGGGACATGCAGCCCCTTCCGGCCTTTCGGGGCGGTTGGACGTTCGCGATCCCGAGGCGGTCGTCGCCCAATGGGCACCTGAAGGGACGGCGTGA